The DNA region GTCAGGCACCCCAGGACCTAATGAAAAAATTGGAATCATTAATCCTCAAGTATATAGATTTGATTAATTTAGAGGAGGTTGGTACAatctgtttggggttttttaaatctaGTAGTAGTCTCTCTGAATTTGTCATGCGGAAAATTGGAGACCTGGCTTGTGCTGACATGCAGCATCTGAGTAGTTATGCCTTAGtgaatattcttaaaatgttccGTTTCACTCATGTGGATCACGTAAATTTCATGAAGCAGTTTGGACAGATTGCTCCTCAGCGAATTCCTTCCCTGGGAGTTCAAGGTGTCATGCACCTGACTCTTGCCTGCTCGGCCTTACGCATCCTGGATGAAGGAGTAATGAATGCTGTAGCTGCTTCTTTGCCTCCTAGGGTAGCATACTGTCGAAGTAAAGATGTTGCCAAGATTCTGTGGTCATTTGGAACTCTGAATTATAAGCCACCCAATGCAGAAGAGTTTTATTCTAGCCTGATAAATGAGATTCACAGAAAGATGCCTGAGTTCAACCGATACCCAGAACACCTGCTCACCTGCCTGCTGGGCCTGGCATTTTCTGAGTACTTTCCAATAGAGCTCATAGATTTCGCTTTGAGTCCAGGGTTTGTCAGGTTAGCTCAAGAGAGAAGTAAGTTTGAGGTCACCAAGGAGCTTTATACTCTTGATGGTACAGTTGGCATTGAGTGTCCAGATTACAGAGGCAATCGTCTTAGTTCTCACCTTCAGCAAAAGGCATTGGAAATGCTGTGGAATTTAGCAAGGAAGGATATGAACTCAAAGCCTGAATTCCTAGAAGCTCTCTTTTTACTTGAGACCATGTTGGGTGGGCCCCAGTATGTCAAACACCATATGATTTTGCCTCATACCCGATCTTCTGATTTAGAGGTTCAGCTTGATGGTAACATGAAGCCATTACCTTTTAACAGAGAAGCCACACCAACTGAAGATGTAGCCAAATTAAGGCTTAAGCATGTGGGAATCAGCCTTACAGATGATTTGATGAATCAGCTACTAAAAGGGAAATCAGGAGGGCATTTGCAGGGGGAAACTGAGTCAGACAGTGGGCAGCAGCCCATGAAGTTAGAGGAGGAGGCGGCCATACCTATGGGGGGCTCCCTTTGCAATACGGCAGACAGATTGGAGGCCATGGAGATGGCTGGCCTGTGTCCCCCGGCCTGCAGGCAGGTCCCACAAGTGAAGCTGGCTATTCAGTTAACAAACAAGAACCAGTATTGCTATGGTTCCAGGGATCTGCTTGGACTACATAATATGAAGAGGCGGCAGCTGAATCAGCTTGGATACCATGTGGTGGAGTTATCTCACTGGGAATGGCTCCCACTACTGAAACGAACTCGCTTAGAAAAGCTGGCCTTTCTCCATGAGAAAGTGTTCACCTCTGCTCTCTGAAGGGCCTTCAGGGTCATTTCTAGTCATAAATGCTGTAGATGTGCACTGTGCCAGGTGTTGTGAAACAGTTATAAAAGCCAGAATGTAGATTTGGTAATAAAATCATCTGTTGAGGAGACTTGGTTGTGTTCTTGTCTGTGGCAGATAGAAGCTAGCATGCGTTAGTTACTGTGAATTAATTGTAACCCGGTTCAGTTGTATAAGTTTCTGTTAATTTGTGCAGGTAAATAATAAACATCTTAAAATGTCTTATGGTCAAGTAACTCCTATctcattttcctttcagtttaCCGGCCTCATCTCATGATTATTTTGAACTTTTAGGACAGAAGTGTAGTCAGGCATTGTCTAAAGCTCATTTTAAATAAGTGATTTTCTTATACTTTGTTTTAAGTAAGAATCTTTTACAGCTTCACTTACATTTCACCATTTTTCCCCCATTCAtgttttcttcacaccctctgaAATTAAAGTCCTTTTCATTTTCGTTTAGATTTGATTGGTTGTCGTTAGTTGCTCGTTCTTCCTGTTTCAAAGAGCCATTTCAGAATTACCTTACCTTCCTCTTAGCTCTCTTGTCTGCATTTCCACTTCTCTTACATAATTCCTCCTCGCCCCACTCCCAAGgatattttctccttaaaattgGACCTAGAAGAGTAGAATTACATGAGTGCCTGTTgggccagtggttcccaaatctgATGACCAAGCAGAATGTTTTTCATGGCAAGTAGCtctgaaaagaaggaaatgtattACTCCCATAATAGGTAGTCTAGGGGGCTTCAGGTTTGTATTAGAGCCACAAGCATAagaagattatatatatgtaagaaaCTTGATACAGGTAACTTTTATAAACACTTGGGGTCTatgagaatttgttttaaaatggacTCCTCCCACTATTATTTAGGTTTCCTCTCAAAAGTCATTTCCCCATCCATGCTAACTAAAATTACCCTATTGGCCTTTGATCATGCTCTATCACCTTCAGCTTCATTATCCTCATTGCATTCAGCAGTATcagaaattattctttatttacttACTGGTTTCCCTGTTGGAAGGTAGCTCCTTGAGTTAACTTTGTCTAGAATTTATCTGCAGTGCCTAGAATGGGTCCTGGGACATAATAATGTTTAGTGAGTGTGGTCAGGGAATTTAGAGTGGTTAGGCATTGCTGGAGAGTTGGGGGTAGAAGGAAGGCAGAGGGTGGGGCTAGAAAGAGAGAATATCTGGGTCACAAGCCTTATGGCCTTGCTAAAGAGCCTAGGTTTACAGGGGCTAGAGTGCCTCTAAAGGGTCTAAGTCGGGGAGTAATTGGAGAGATTCATGTTTTAGAAACGTTAGGTAAAAAGCAGGATAGAACTAGATTGAGTGGTGGGGGTGTGTGAGATCAATCAGGGAGAATATTTCACAAATGTGTGCAAGAGCTCATGTGAGAGACAATGAAGGCCCAAATTATGGGAATGGAAAGTTTAAATTTCAGAGATGTTTGGAAGGGGAAAAAGATCAGTACTTGCTAATTGATCAGTTTGGGGAATGATGATTTTAGTGCCTAGATTGATAGCGAGTCAGCAACTAAAATTGAGACTAAAGCAGGAGATGTGTTTGGGTACAGAGTTAATGCTGAGTCTGCCCGGGTCATGCTGAGATGGGCCTCTAGGCAGAAGGGTCCAGGCTGGGGTCTCAAGTGGGCATGAGGTCAGATGGCAGAACCATGAGTGAAATTTCCTAGGACAGGTGGAAAGTAGGTTATTGCAGGTAGGGAGGGGAAAAGATGACCAAGAGTAGAATACCAGAATTTATAGGGAGGGCAAAGCAAAGGGATCCAGTGATAAAGGCAGGAAAGGAACAGATAATCAGACTTAGGAAAAAATAGGGGCATAGAAGTAAGTCTGGGCTCCCCAAGACCACTTTCAC from Tursiops truncatus isolate mTurTru1 chromosome 15, mTurTru1.mat.Y, whole genome shotgun sequence includes:
- the FASTKD5 gene encoding FAST kinase domain-containing protein 5, mitochondrial, which translates into the protein MALVICRRFPGSFCGMPSPPALIKNHVNKKLLGQTSEDCVLTAKMISSDTRMAATLKLLKPLRYRAFCNPFTYIATQSVACWNMRSCTWRKGQDSPENSLCHPAKKVNICSTSASGRILTISSTLPGLEFSRASASKASTLKPGSPRAMRVDEEDVETFDSFEDPRVFLQLRPEYQLHSYNRSETCQPLSVSEGELILHKVTVYQDNLQPQIIADYFCKLSSLPAEQHPVLLSSASFALLCQLSVKNINLFDAPDLISILKAFVSLGIPHSHSMLDVFETKFCHKVWEVSLDQLLLVADLWRYLGRRVPRFLKIFFSYLNLHWKELSLSQLIHLIYIIGESRQAPQDLMKKLESLILKYIDLINLEEVGTICLGFFKSSSSLSEFVMRKIGDLACADMQHLSSYALVNILKMFRFTHVDHVNFMKQFGQIAPQRIPSLGVQGVMHLTLACSALRILDEGVMNAVAASLPPRVAYCRSKDVAKILWSFGTLNYKPPNAEEFYSSLINEIHRKMPEFNRYPEHLLTCLLGLAFSEYFPIELIDFALSPGFVRLAQERSKFEVTKELYTLDGTVGIECPDYRGNRLSSHLQQKALEMLWNLARKDMNSKPEFLEALFLLETMLGGPQYVKHHMILPHTRSSDLEVQLDGNMKPLPFNREATPTEDVAKLRLKHVGISLTDDLMNQLLKGKSGGHLQGETESDSGQQPMKLEEEAAIPMGGSLCNTADRLEAMEMAGLCPPACRQVPQVKLAIQLTNKNQYCYGSRDLLGLHNMKRRQLNQLGYHVVELSHWEWLPLLKRTRLEKLAFLHEKVFTSAL